TACGCGACGGTGGCCCGCCGGCGAGGGCACGTGGCAACCGAAGACGATCGGGTCGGCTCGCGCCGGGTGAGCGCCTACGTGCGGTCCCGGATTCAGGCCGAGGACCTCGTGCTGCGCTACGTCTTTGATGCCGGCTTGCCCGCCGTCGCAATGTGTGTCTCGACGACCTACGGCAGCGGCGACTGGGGGCGCACCCCGCACGGTGCCTTCATCGCCGGCGCGGTCTTCGGCAAGCTGCCCTTCCTGATGGCCGGCATCCAGCTGGAAGTGGTGGGTGTCGACGATGCGGCCAGGGCGCTGATCCTGGCGGCTGAGCATGGGCGCAACGGCGAGCGATATCTCGTCTCCGAACGCATGATGCCGCTACGGGAGGTGGTGCGGATCGCGGCCGAGGAGGCCGGTGTGCCGCCCCCGCGCCGGTCGATCTCCGTGCCCATGCTGTATGCCATGGCGGCGCTGGGGACCGCAAAATCTCGGCTGACCGGCAAAGATACCGAACTCAGCCTCAAATCGGTGCGAATGATGCGCGCCGAAGCACCCGTCGACCACGGCAAAGCGGTCCGTGAGCTGGGCTGGCAACCGCGCCCGGTCGAGGACTCGATCCGAGAGGCCGCTCGGTTCTGGGCCGGTATGCGGACAGTGCGGAAGGACGCGAGAACTTCGGGGGAATGTTGACCGCCGCCCAGCGTTGCACCTGTCATCTGCGGACCCACTACAGGAGAGATCAACCATGAGCGACCGGATTGTTTTAGAACCCAGCGCCGATCATCCGATCACCATCGAGCCGACTAAGGGACGGGTTCGGGTTCGCATCAATGGCGAGACCGTCGCGGACACGTCTGAAGCGCTGCAATTGCAGGAATCGACTTTGCCTGTGGTGCACTATATTCCGCTTAGCGACGTGGTCCAGGACAGGCTGACCCGCACCGACACCAGCACCTACTGCCCGTTCAAGGGCGAAGCAAGTTACTACAGCGTGACCACCCAAGCCGGTGACACCGTCGACGATGTGATCTGGACGTACGACGAGCCTTATCCGGCGGTCGCCGCGATTGCCGGGCACGTGGCCTTCTACCCCAACAAAGCTGAAATCAGCGTCGTTCCGGGGTAGCGCAGGGTACCGGGTACACCTGGGCCAACGATTGCGTGTCGCTGTATTCGCGCAGCGAGACGATCAGCCCGTCGCGGGTGTCGAAGATGCAGACGAACGGGCTGTCATACCGGGCCCGGTCGGTGCTGACGCCGTCGCAATGCCCCTCGACCACTACCGTTTCACCCTCGTTGACGCAGCGGATGAGTTCGATATTGACCTCGAAGACCTGTTTGCGCCGTTCGACCGCTCGCCGAAAGATTGTCTTGTCCAATTCGGTACGGGTGACGATGCTCCAGTAGGTGAAGTCGTCGCTGACCAATGTGAAGCCCTCGTCGAGATCCCCGCCATCGCACAGGCTTTGCAGGAACATCCAGGCCAGTTCGGCTT
The nucleotide sequence above comes from Mycobacterium decipiens. Encoded proteins:
- a CDS encoding NAD-dependent epimerase/dehydratase family protein, which encodes MNAPKLVIGANGFLGSHVTRQLVADGAKVRVMVRPSANTRSIDDLQLSRFHGDVFDTATVREAMAGCDDVYYCVVDTRAWLRDPSPLFRTNVEGLRNVLDVAVDVPNLRRFVFTSTYATVARRRGHVATEDDRVGSRRVSAYVRSRIQAEDLVLRYVFDAGLPAVAMCVSTTYGSGDWGRTPHGAFIAGAVFGKLPFLMAGIQLEVVGVDDAARALILAAEHGRNGERYLVSERMMPLREVVRIAAEEAGVPPPRRSISVPMLYAMAALGTAKSRLTGKDTELSLKSVRMMRAEAPVDHGKAVRELGWQPRPVEDSIREAARFWAGMRTVRKDARTSGEC
- a CDS encoding DUF427 domain-containing protein produces the protein MSDRIVLEPSADHPITIEPTKGRVRVRINGETVADTSEALQLQESTLPVVHYIPLSDVVQDRLTRTDTSTYCPFKGEASYYSVTTQAGDTVDDVIWTYDEPYPAVAAIAGHVAFYPNKAEISVVPG
- a CDS encoding nuclear transport factor 2 family protein; amino-acid sequence: MTPFDDPQAELAWMFLQSLCDGGDLDEGFTLVSDDFTYWSIVTRTELDKTIFRRAVERRKQVFEVNIELIRCVNEGETVVVEGHCDGVSTDRARYDSPFVCIFDTRDGLIVSLREYSDTQSLAQVYPVPCATPERR